Sequence from the Phragmites australis chromosome 11, lpPhrAust1.1, whole genome shotgun sequence genome:
CGTTGGCATGATCATATCGTTGCCGACCTTTCTGCATCAAATTAATTAAGATGTATGCAAGCTTCAGTAAATGTGTAGTAGATCGATCGATGAAAGAGGTTGGAGTACTGAATATGCATGTTACCTGGTGACATGCGCAAAGAACCAGTCCCTGGAGTGGTTGCTCTTCCCAACCGTGAATACAAGATCGTTTTCTGCAGGGTACAGGACGTTGTACCTTTCCCACAAACCATACTGTCTATACCTGCGCGCATCAAAACATATGCACGTACTATTTTAGCAGTCAGATCACGAGATGCATGCTTGTCGCTCGATTTTGGATCGATCGTCAGGACGAGCGACAATAACTCACCTGTCTTTGGTAAGAAAGAGCCTGCTCGCGTATTTTGGGTCAGGGTCAGGGATGTAGAACTCCGCCGCCGTCCGATCCGGGACACCGATCTCCCACAGCGTCGGGCCTGATCTTGGGGGCTCGAACACAAGATCACCAACGCTGATGACGCGACCTGCATGCTCCAATGGAACGAAGGATGAGCAGGTGGTATATCAGTAATGCACGAGCGTATACGTACGTTCGTACGTACCTGGCGTTATGGTTAGAGGAGAGGTATGCATGTAGTCTCCAAGAACCCCGGGTACCCATGCGTACAGGTTGTACACTCCTTCCCGAACATTGCCGATGCTGAACCTGCCGCCGGATGTGGCCCTTGTCCAGAACTGATACTTCTGCATGCATGGAGGATGCTGAGTATATATGCATGGCATGGATGACCAATGACACAATATATTGACAACTTGAGAGGCAGACACACAAGTACACGACACTTAAGATACCGTATAGGAGTATACTATACCTTGCTCTCTGTGGCCCAGGAGCCAGGTTGCCCAGGTGAGGCGAGCCCGATATAAGCCATCCCAGCAGGCTGCATATCTTTCTTGTCCATGTACCTGATCCATGAGGATCCCTCCTTATGTTGGTCAAGATCGAGAAGAAACAACAATGATAATAAAAACAGAGCGAGAGGTTTCAGACATGGATGCATGTATATATGCAAGAAAAAATGAGGTCAGTATGTACCTGTCTCTGACCCAGAGCCTCCCTGTAATGGAGCCTCTCTCGCCGGCCTTCGCAAAGTCCGGTGACTGAGGGAAGCTGTAGGGCCATTTGCTGACCTCAGCCTGCGCCTGCGCTTTGGCGTCCTCCCAGAGATCGCCGCTCTTGGTCTTGGGGATGGAGTTGAGGTAGATGAAGACCGGGCCCAGCACTTTCTTCCAGTACTCGCCCTCCTCAAACTTGACGACGATGTCCTTGCCGATGTAATGCGGCCCTAGAAACACCTGACCGACAACGTGCAATCATGCATCAGTACTGGCTAGCTTTAATTTCATGCATGCGCGCATGAAATATAATGCAGATGCCATTGTGGAACACATCGATCGATGGATCAGGTGCCTGCTGCTGCTTACTGCGAGGGAGGTGGGGCCACTGTGCGAGGTGAGCTCCCGCTTGATCGGGCCGCCGTTCTTGAACTCGTTGCTGGGAGTGATGACCCAGAAGCCCATCGGGTTGCTGCTGCTGATCCATCCGTGAACCATGTTGTCCTCGTTATCCAGCGAGTACTGGTACTTGTCATCTACCTCCCCTTTGAACTCTGGCTCCACGGGATCAACCAGCAGGACGGCCTCCTTGTAGGCCAGTGGGACACCACGAGGTGGATCTCTGTCTGCCGCACTGGGCATGTATCTCTGTATATTGTCTGAAATCGCCATGTAGTTGAACCTAGTAACATGTACAACAGAGGCCATGCAAATCTTGTGACAGATGATATATATATCTATCAATGCCTTATATAGTTAAAAGATCGGATATGTACGCACTTGGCCGCGTTAAGTTTGAAGGCGAGGCGAGCCACCGAAATGTTGAGAGCTGGCCACTCCCTGGCATGCTCAAAGATGGCATAGCAGTAGAACCCTGAGCTACCTCTCAGCATCACAAGCCTGCATGCACAAATTAACAATACGTACGCACGTACGTTTTCGCAAAATTATTAATTCCGATCCACTGCTAGTCTGGTACTACATAATTTCACAGGAGGAATATATAGTGACCAAAACCAGTACCTGCACAATCTGAATAATAATAGTAATAATATAGTAAAACGAATAATCGTGCAAGAAAGCATGCATGCACCTCTTGTCGACGTTTAGCCCAACGCTGCTTGGACGTGATGGATTATATGTGCTCCTGAAAGAAAGCTCCACCTGATCTACACTCGAGGATACTACCTCGAAATCTGCACCGTCCAACCTGTACGTACTAGCGTAGTTAGTATATGTATCGAACTTTGTTGCTACCTTGTGATAACAAAAATCAGCAAGTAATATTGCAAACGACCCTGTCCAAAACATGATCAGGACCAAAAGCTTAAAGGAGATTGGTAGATTCTGCATCATGAACATAAGTAATACGTCAGATAGTGGAGTGTACTTAAAGCTAGGATATGTCAGGTCTAGCAAACAGCAAACCGATTGCATTGTTTCACTAAAGGATCATGACAGATCTAAGTACAAATCAATGTGTAACAATGTGAGAATGATTGACATCGATCTTTTCCCAACTTGAGGGGAGTGTTGGTGTAATTTATGACTTTGTAAGGGACCTTCTAGCGAATATGAATGAACATATATATGGAGAGACGCCGGGGGTTGTGTGTGCGAAGCAACGCATCGTTTTCCCCGTTGAACCATCTATGATACAGAAAAATACTTACATCGTTTATGATGGGCTAGTTGATCATGTTAATAATGTTGTAGTTGAAACAGCAGAGGCACTTAAAGACAGCAACAACTTTTATCCCAAAAAAAGTTGGCAGGAGCTCCGCACTTTAGTTAAGTGAGAAAAGAGTTCACAGACAAGATATTACTATTTTATCCCTATTATTGCATCCTCGCGGAGGAATTTGTTTGGCAAGTGTGCCAATGGTGTGTTGACGACACACGCCTCCCTCCATCCTACAATAGAAACCCTAGCTAGCATCGTCCATTCTTAATGTTGCCCTATCTGAACCCCTTTTGTGCCCCGTTGCTGCCCACACGCGGGCACCCACTGCTCGCTGGCTTCACCTCTAATGCTAGCAAACCACCGCCCCCCTCCTTCCTCACCTTCAGAAGGTGAGTTGTGTCGCTGACTACTGCCACCTAACCTCTGCATTCCTCACCATGCGGCTGCTGGCACTGCCCATCGCCATGGTGTCAACCTATAGATTTTAAGGGACAATTTCATGTATGCCATCGAAATTTATCAAAGTTCTTGATCTACCACATAAAAAGTTCTTGTCCCTCATATGCTATTACTTGAATTTTTTCATCCCATGTATGTAACTGCCGTCATAATACTGTTAATTCCAATGGTACACTAGGAATGACAAAACCAAATTTCTCTTCCCTTGTGTGCCACTGCCGTCATCAGCTCCATTATGATGGCAATTGCATACAGGGGAAGGAAAAATTCAATTAGCGGCAGACAAGAACTTTTCGGTGGCAAATCAAGGATTTTGAGAACTTtcatactactacagaaccagcTCTAAGTAGCGtctcatcactaccggttatgcaaaaaccggcagtgaaagtgtatcattatcggttcttaCCCTCCCGCGCTTGAACCATGGTAAAATTGCtaagagccggcactgatatgaactatcagtgccgatttgtaataaaaaccgacactgatagtatcagtgctaattttttaatacaaaccAGCACCGAAGTCTAGCTCGGACCTGAAATTCCAATGGAATAGCGTTTTGGCTCACACCTCTTGCATCCGTCCGCTCGGCTCGGTCCTTATCCTCACAGGCTTAGGATGGCTGCCTTATCCTCATGTGCGCGCTCGCAGTCCCTcccccatctctccctcttctctccgACCACCCACCCGATGGATCTAACGCTGGCAGCCGAGTTCTTCTCTCCGGCTGCCAAGCTCTTCTCCCCCATCTTAGTATGACTCCACTCCCTCTTCTCTCTAGCTGCCGAGCTCGCTGGAGACACCGCCTGGCCGCCAGCCGCAGGGGCCCTGGTGCCGGTATGCCATCAGCAGGCACGCCACAGATGAAGTGGCGGGATCCAGCGCAGCGGGATCCacagcggcgacggcgaccgAGCGGAGCGCGGTGGCGACCGAGCATGTGCTGTAGTGGCGGCTTCGAGCCGCCGCGTTATATTGTTGTGCAGGAGCTCGGCGGCGGGTGCGGGATCCGAGCTGGctcgatctatttttttttgctccCAGAACACctgccggcagtgatagctATTCACTTTCAGTGCCGAGTAAACACTGTTGGTTtcaaaatcggcactgatatgaTTTTGGAACGGGCAGTGATCACactctttttgcagtagtgtCAATGACATACAAGAAATTATCTCTAGATTTAATGAACAAAACATGCAACACCCGTTTGAACTAGCTATAGCTAGTTAAAGACCCAGAACCCAAATTAAACAACGGCGAGTCAGTTGATCGATGAAGTTGTAAAAGACAATGCTTATCGGGTTAATGAGATAGCTGCTGACTTACATATCCACGATTCCTTTTGGGTGATCAGAGCCGGGATAGTTCCAAACCACATTCCAATACCTAGCAGCAAGAGAATTTATAAAACACAGATCTATCAATCCACACGTACACATCTATCGATCGATCATATATACGAGCATGCAACTGTCAAGTATATCGGCAGACTGCATGCAGATGGATGAAATAAGAAGATTATGTGTACGTAGCATGCAGTTAGGTACCCTCCCGAGTTTCTCTGGCTAGCGTTGTACTGAAGCATATTTTGATCGCCGCCGTTGTAGCGGACGCCGGTGATGTGGCCCTGCGGCCTGGACAGCTCCACCTGCACCACGCCATTGTCCACAACCACCTGCATCGATTGATCACGCGTACATGCAGGCATGCACAGATCGAACAAGACAACAGGTAACTAATAAGCAGGCTTAACGCTAGCTCAGTGAGGCATGCATGGTGTGTTAATAATAACCTGGCAACGGTCGACGTGTAACGTGACACCACGGGCTGCATCTGgcggggcggcgacggcggcgaggtgCTGTACTAGGGATGCTGCGACGGCGAACTTGAGCAGGATGTGCAAGGACCTAGTACTAGCAGCCGCGGCCATGGTCGACGATGGATTTGGATGCATCGACCGATACATGGTATACATATAGTATCTTACCATATAGCAAACTGGGACTGTATTTGCATCAAGAAAGAGTTTGGTGGTATGGGAGtcacaaatttgagagatttAAATGTTTGTTTTTTAGGTTCTTGGTTAAAGAGATATAATTTAGGTGAGAATCAACTCTGTATACAACTCATAGATCATAAGTATAGGACATATGTAATCCTAATATCTTTAATTTCCTTGTTGCACATCCATCACAATTTTGGAAGGGTGTAATGTGGACCAGCAAAGCCGCCAAACTTGGTTATAAGTGGCAGGTGGGTAATGGTaggaaaataaaatttaagaaGATAATTGGACGTTTAGGAAGCTCAGTTTAGGTATTCGTGTTCCGAGAAACTTACGTTATAGTCAATGAACAAACAACCACAACTGCTGATCTGTGGGATGGTCAGACATTGAAGTGCATTCGACAGGTGTATACTGTAACGAGCGGGTCCTGAATATCGCTCAGGCCCACTCACACGCTAAGTGGACCACATCTACATAGTAACCCGTTTATGTTTTCGTACTCACTTCACGCAAAAGAAGTAATCCAAAGTTATTACATTTCGAACGGCTCACTATTTAAGTTGGCTCTAGTTGAAGTACATGGGTACTAACTTACTGCCCTTCGATTGGCAACAAAGGCCAATCGATGTAGAATAAAATCTGATGTGAAAAGAATTAAGTGAGAAAGGGAATTGATTATATTCTTCCAAGAGGACGGACCAGGAGACAACATGCGTGTGCCTTTGGGTATGGACAAAGGACTCAGACGCATTCGCGATTGCCGGCATGCTCAAGCTTGAGGAGTGTTGGGCATAATGGCCTCGCCGTTGGAGCTCAAGTATGAGGTACTGCCACATTTGGACCAAGTGTTCGATTTCTCCACAGCGACACTAGTGGCCTCCCTTCCGATGATTCCATGGAGGAATGGCCCAAGAGGCACACCAATGTATGGCACGTAGGGTACAGGATGCCTGCTCGCTCCCACCTGTCCGGCTTGCTTCCGTTCCGATCACCACCGGGTGGCGGGCGTCTCCCAGCCAGTTCAACATTAACAACACAAGTAAATGCGACAGAAACATGGGAGATTGGCAGGGCCATGGACAGCAGGGCGGATGGTGGCAGAGATCACACTCAGGTAGCCGCCGCTCCTGCCCTCCGGTCATGTTCTGCATTGCCTCCGGTGAGGAGGCCATTGGGGAAATCGCACAAGACTCGAGGCACAAGCATGCACAGTTCAGAGACTCCTCTGTTTTATTTTCCATGGAGCCAGGCAAACCAGATTGCCTTCTATGTGAAGTTTCAAGATTGGTGGTTACCAACTGTACAAACAGTATTACGGATAGTAGAATCTGACCAACACAAATAGCTTTCATACGTGGAAGACATCATCATCATTCTACATGAGCCGATACACGAGCTCTATCATAAAAAGATAAAGACTTCGAGAAAACTTATGACAAACTTAAATGGTCATTCATGCTATAGTCCATTCGAATAAAAGGTTTCTTATCAAAATAGTATGCATGAGTAGAAAGCTTCATTTTTAGGGGAAATATAGCAAAAAAGTCAATGATGATATTGATAAGCTCTTCCAAGCAAAAAAGGGTTTACCCCAAGTGGATCCACTATCTCCTTCTGTTTAATATCATCATCACTATGTTAGCAGTATTAATTGAGATGGCTAAGAATGCCAGTTAAGTTGAAGAAGTTATACCTCATCTGATGGGTAATAGAATATCAATCATCCAATATGTAAATGACATTGTATTATTCATGGATGATTGTCACAACCGTGTTCTCCTAGAAAATCAAAAAACAAATCCCTCTCTCTCCATGTGACCCAGTGCAGCTCCCTGTCTACGCTGCATCGCGCCGCTCGTCCCGTCACCGCCCTCTGCtctgcgccgcgccgcgccgcccatCCCATCGCCACGCGTCGCAGCCAACCTCATGTCCCACGCCTCGCCTCGCGCCCCACGTCACTCCCTCAAGCCTCGAGCCTTTCCTCGCACCCCACTCCGCCACTATGCCCTTGCCGTCTCCCCTATAAAGAGCAACAgtgccctcttcctcctctccacaCCGCAacaccacctctctctctccctcacatcCACTCCCTCCCTCACTCCTTTGAGCATCGCCGTCGCCACCACACTAAAACCCGCCGTTGGTGAGCTCCACCACCCTTCCCCTCTCTATCCCTTCCCACCAAAAACCCGTACCTTGATATTCCATTTTAATAAAAGGTTTTTCACTCAATCCTGACTCacttttttacaaaaaaaaaaaa
This genomic interval carries:
- the LOC133884200 gene encoding uncharacterized protein LOC133884200; this translates as MAAAASTRSLHILLKFAVAASLVQHLAAVAAPPDAARGVTLHVDRCQVVVDNGVVQVELSRPQGHITGVRYNGGDQNMLQYNASQRNSGGYWNVVWNYPGSDHPKGIVDMLDGADFEVVSSSVDQVELSFRSTYNPSRPSSVGLNVDKRLVMLRGSSGFYCYAIFEHAREWPALNISVARLAFKLNAAKFNYMAISDNIQRYMPSAADRDPPRGVPLAYKEAVLLVDPVEPEFKGEVDDKYQYSLDNEDNMVHGWISSSNPMGFWVITPSNEFKNGGPIKRELTSHSGPTSLAVFLGPHYIGKDIVVKFEEGEYWKKVLGPVFIYLNSIPKTKSGDLWEDAKAQAQAEVSKWPYSFPQSPDFAKAGERGSITGRLWVRDRYMDKKDMQPAGMAYIGLASPGQPGSWATESKKYQFWTRATSGGRFSIGNVREGVYNLYAWVPGVLGDYMHTSPLTITPGRVISVGDLVFEPPRSGPTLWEIGVPDRTAAEFYIPDPDPKYASRLFLTKDRYRQYGLWERYNVLYPAENDLVFTVGKSNHSRDWFFAHVTRKVGNDMIMPTTWQIRFYLNGVVADGTYTLRIALAASHRSSLQVQVNGGTGGGGGVFTSPELLGDNNAIARHGIRGTQWSLDLAIKGDMIHQGDNTIYITQTSALSELVGAMYDYIRLEGPSP